The genomic segment TTTTTATGGCATTGTCTATTTTAGGGATTCAATGGTTTTTGCCTAAAGCTGGAAAGAGTCTTTATCAAATGTCTTATATTATCGTCGGACTTATCTTGTTTTCATATTTTCTTTGGCATCCTGTTCACTATTTAACACTAACAGCTTTTGAAATTCTTTCATTCAGTCTAAGTTTTGCTTGGCTCCTCCTTTTAGTGAATACATTGATTAATATGTTATGGAATGACCGAAAAATATACAAAGTTACCGTTTCTAAAGAAAATGAAGAATAAATTCAAATTTTTTGAAAAAAATTCTTGAAAAACAATATAAGAAGTAGTATAATGATATAGTTGTCTTTGTGGAATCTCATGAAGTACAACCGCACGAAGTTTCGTTTAAAGTGGCAAAAAGCCCACGAACAAAGGCGAGTCTGACAGTCGCTTGACTAAAAAAGCGACCAAATCTAATAAGGAGGAATCACAATGTCAAACTATGCAATCATCAAAACTGGTGGTAAACAAGTTAAAGTTGAAGAAGGTTCAGTGATCTACGTTGAAAAACTTAACGTTGAAGCTGGTCAAAACGTAACTTTCGATGAAGTTATCTTTGTCGGAGGAGACACAACTAAAGTTGGTGCACCACTCGTTGAAGGTGCTACTGTTGTTGGTGAAGTTGAAAAACATGGTAAACAAAAGAAAGTTGTCACTTTCCAATACAAACCTAAAAAACACTCACACCGCAAACAAGGTCACCGTCAACCTTACACTAAAGTTGTTATCAAATCAGTTAACGCTTAATTATGATTGAAGCTTGTATCAGGACAAAAAGAGATAAGATTGTCTCTTATGAAATCTCAGGACATGCTGAGTCTGGTGAATACGGTCATGATGTGGTCTGTTCCGCAGTCAGCGTTCTATCGATTACTACTGCAAATAATATCTATGATATGGCTCACATTAAACCTGTGACCAAGATGGAAGATGGTTATTTGTATGTTGAAATCCCATTGAGCACACCTGAAAAACAAGGAGTATTGGCTCAAACTTTGCTTGAAGCTTTTGCGAATGCAATGAAAGCTGTAGAGAAAAATTACGGTCAATACATTACACTTAAATTTGAAAATGGAGGGCAATAACATGCTTGAACTTAATCTGCAACTCTTCGCCCACAAAAAAGGTGGAGGTTCTACTTCCAATGGACGTGACTCACAATCAAAACGTCTCGGTGCTAAAGCATCTGACGGTGAACTTGTAAGTGGCGGTTCAATCCTTTTCCGTCAACGTGGTACACATATCCATCCAGGTACTAATGTTGGCCGTGGTGGCGATGATACTCTCTTCGCTAAAATCGAAGGAACTGTTAAATTCGAAATGAAACGTGGTAAAAAACACGTATCAGTTTATCCAGTGGTTGCTAAATAATCACTAATAAATATTGAAATTTTAAACTCTGCCGTGGGGCAGAGTTTTTTTGTAGACTTTTAATATTACATAAAAATTACAATGATTCAGTTAATATATAACCATAAATTAGCAAAAACAGTAATATATAAAAGACATTCGCAGAGTAAATTCTTTAAATTAAAAACATAATTAAAGAAATAAAAGATATGAAATTGTAATTATAAACATAAAGTGATAAAATAGTTTTAGATTTAGTGTATAAATAGGAAAACCTACAAAATCTAAAGATATTTAACTCAAGAAACATAAATAACAAAGACTATAAGTTATCTATGCAAAAGTCCAAATATTAAAGATTTTTTGGTATAAAAACAAAAAAGAGTAGTGTTATGCGACAAAATAAAAAGAAACAATCATCTATCAAACTTTCCCAGCATCCAAAAGTATTTCGCTTTAGTGCCTCATTTATCATGCTTTGCGCGCTAACGGGGTGGTTAGTTTATCAGGCAAATCAAAATACTTTAAAAGTCTATGCCGTTTCTGGTAATGATGGTACTGGTACGTTGAATACTGTCGGAGCAAATGATTTTCTGTACTACTTTACAGACTTAGGATTCGTAACCTCAGGAGACGCAAGTACAATGCCTGCACAACGACTTGAGACGGCTGGAGATTTGACAGACAGTACAAGCTATACAAATGGTATTTCCAATGATTTAATCAATGGTACAGGAAACTTTACCATTAATCCTAAAGGTTCGCTGGGTACAGGGACAGGCTTGCCCTTGATAAACTCTTTCTTCTCAGAATGGCCACAAAATACTTATGGTATTCCTTATCTTTATACTCTAGGAAATAAATCAGGAGCAACAAATAATAGCACGCAGCCGACAACACCAACAACTGGAACTTATACCACCCCACAAACCTCTAATGTGACAAGTACCACAGCTCCAGCTAATGCAGGTAAATCAGTAACATCTACAGCAGGTTCATTTGTCTATACTCCGGGTAGTGTTGATGGTACAAATCAAATCGCGACTGTTTATACAATGAAACCTGCGGATGGTAGCAGTATCGTGCTTGGACCCGATCCTAAAGATAGTACAGTTCTTGCTGGAAACTCAGGAAAACAATATACCAAGACTTCCTCCGCGACAACAATCACATTGGACAATCCAGATGGAACAAAGACAGGAGGAACAGGTGGTACACCAGGGACGATTGTAGGTTCAACAACAGGTGCGACTTCCTTTAATCCTCCTGTAGGATTTACAACAAAAATCCTTTACCAAAGTGACCTAAGTTCAGCTAAAACAGGCTATATCCAACCAGACCAAGACCCGAATACACAAGCAACTTACCCGATTCAAGCAGTCAATCCAGGGGATAACGCTATTGCAACGCAAGTAGAAGATGTTTCTTACTTTGATGCTTACAATGGTTCATCCTTTGCAGGTTCAGGTTCAATCACGAGCGTAATCACTTATGTTGGTGCTACAGTGTCGGGTAAAGATGCCAATGGAAACACTGTGACAGGAACAACGGTTACTTATTCGGGACAACAAGACCCTAACGGCACAACCTATTCAGGAGATTACGCAGAAATCTCGAATGGTAAAGGAACAACATTAACCCCAGTAGTAGCAGGAAAGATGATTGCCAATGATTCAAAAGGAAACCCTATCCAACTTTCTGGAATTACTGTTACAGGTGGTAAAGAAACGGGTGTGACTTGTACCATTACCTACTCAGAAGATGCTTCAAAAAATATGACAATTGTCTGGGATGGTGCAGCAACCACGATCACAGAACCAGTTATTAATCAAACCTCTACAGATAGCTCAGGAACAAACGCTATTAGTGCTACAGGAACACCAAATAAATCAGGGAGTTTCTACTCAAACTTTGCAAACGATCAAGAAGTGATTTCGATAGGACCCAATCTAACAACAGCTTCAAAAGGTATCCTCACACTTACACCAGCCTCAGGTAATCAAATCGGTGCAGCTGAATTGACTTCCTATAAACTTGACATGACAAAGACTTGGAATTTTGGGGGCAAGTAGCAATTGGTGGTACTGGAGGAGCTGATGGTGTTGGTTTTGCACTCTATCCAGGTAATGTCGGACAAATCGGTAAAAAAGGATTAGACCTCGGTGTAGGAGGCTTGTCTGGTGCTTTTGGATGGACAGCGGATACTTATGCCAATGGGGCAGGAGCCACAACAGACCCAGCGTATCTGCTACAAGGTTCAGATAGTACATCAACAGGAACTAATGGAACATATAAAGGTTCAGATGGACCATCGAATTATACTTTACCAACTTCTGGTGCTACAGTATCAAATAGTGGGACGAATACCACAACGCAAAATTTAGCGCTTAACTTCACTACAGGCGGGGGAACAAATACTGCAAGAGGAGGTTGGGCATTTTCAAGACCTTCAGGTGGTTCGGCAGCAAATGCATATTCTGTCTTTGACTTAACAGACTGTCCTACAGCTGATATTTCAGGTTTCTTGGATAATAGCTTTCATGACTTTACGCTTCAATACACACCAGGAACAAAATCCACCAAAGCTTCTGACCTTGCTCAAGGGACAATCGCAGTAGAGTATGGAGCAGATTTAGCCGCTGCTTCAGCTCCGAGTGTTACAACTTCTGGAAATGCGACAACAAGTGGCACAACAACAATACTTCCCAATGGTTCAACTTGGGCAATTCAAGGCAATGGTAACTCTACAAATGCAGTTGCTTTTAGCTCAGAAAGTAGCGCAAGTAGCAATTCAAACTATAAAATTACAATAGCTAGTAATATGGCGGCCTCTACAGCACCAACAGTAACTTATGGTTCAGCTTTGACTGGGATGAAAATAGCTCTAAAGAGTTTTAGTTACAAAGGTACACCATACCCAATTGGTACCACATTCTCATATACTCAACAAGGAACTTCATCATCATTTACAAGTGGTTATGGTACTGTTTCTTATTCAACACCAACAATCACGTATTCTAATGTGATTGTAGCGAAATCGAGTACCACGACAAGTACAAGCACATCAGTAACTTACTGGTATGCAAGCTTTGCTACATATTCTGCGAACTCTGTTGATGGAAGTAGTGATTTCAAATGGTCTATTCCTGTTGCAGAATTAGAATATAATGCTGGTGGTGCTTCAGAAGTTGGAACAACTTCAATGTCTTTTGCCTTTCTTGGATCAACTGGTGGTTCAATGAATCTGCAACAGGTAGAATTTCAAGGAGATGCAACAGCTAATGCAATGCAGTCTAATCAAGGCTTTGGCTTTTCTCCTTCACCAGGTTATGTGACAGTAGGTTATGTTGACTTTACCAAAAATACTGTAGTTAACTTGTCGGGACAACAACTTGTCAATAATGCTGGGAATCCAATCTCACAAATCAAATCTAAAAATGCATCAGGAGTGGATGTTTCACCCCCAACAGCGAAGTCAGTGACGACAATGATTACACCTGATGGAAAAACTCAAAACAATATTGGAAATGAATTTACAGACCAAGTTAGTCGGATGTATCAAACTCTTGCTCCCGATGTAGGCGGAAGTGGAGGAAGTTTTGACCCAGGAGATGGAACAGCGGTTCCGGCTGAAATATTCAATAAGAGTACAACACCTTTTAGTCCAACAAATCCATTTAGTGTATCGCCTGATTATACTTATGCGGGAATTTATGGTACGGCATCGGGTAGTATCACTTCACTATCTGGGGATAGTTCAGGAAATATTTATATTAATGGAAGTACGACAGCAGCAGTAAACTTAGATACAACAACAGGAAGTTATGATGGCACATCAATGTCTGGAAAATATACAGGAACTTTCTCTGCGAATAATACCTATTTGTACTATATCTACAAGCCTGCAACAGAATATGCTAATGTCACTTATGTTGATTTGAATGGTGGGAGCGATGGCAAAACCCCAACTTATGTTGATCCAAGTATTACAGGTTCTAATAAGGATACACCTACACAAATTTCAATTGCTTATAAAGGTACAGTCGGAGCAACTTTGTCAGCCGTTAGTTATGCTGCCAGCAATTATACGAACGCTAAAACGACAGGAACAAATCTTGTGACAACAAATGCCAGTAGTAATTTTGCTATTCCAGCGGGCTATCAGTTAAGTTATGCAGTCAACACGACAGGTCAGTCTGGGGCTGGTACAAATAAGATTATGACTGGCTCGTCCCCAAGTAGCTCATCAACACCAACAATCCCTAATTCTTCAGGAACAAACTCGGCAACAGATGTATCAACAAGTGGTTTAACATTTGACTGGTCACTGGCAGAAAATACCCCTGAGACAATTACGATTTATTTGACGCATATGGCTACTTCTAGTATCAATGGTACGGCTTTGACTCCTATACTACAAGCTGAGACGATAAATTATTATACTAATACTGGTTCGGCTACTGCACCAGCTGGTACTGCAACTGTGGCGACCGCGGTAACAAATTATATTGGCTTTAGTAATGTGTATGATCAAGTCAATGGAAATCTTCTTTATACTGACTGGTATAATTATGGGACAAGTAAACCTACTCTAACATCAAGTAGTGCTCCAGCACTTAACAATGATGGAAGTTTGGCATCTTCAGCGACAGGATGGAGTACTTATAATTCAAGTAGTCCACCTCAGTTTTTATCTTCTTCATTTCCTACGGTTTCTGGGAAATATATCAATGCAGTAACTAATGCTGGAGTAGTGATTACGCCTGTACCAACGCAAGTGCCAGCAGTAACAGCAACTGGCGGCACACAGTTTGCTGGATACACGACATCAAGCAGTTACCCAACAACTAATAGCTATACTCCTACAATTTCTAGTATTACTCTGAATGTTTATTATAATACGTCCACGAGTATTGCGATGTCTAATAGTCCTACTTATACGACAGAGCATGTGAACTATGTTGCTCAAACTGATACAACGCATCAGGTGGCGACAACATCTCAGCAGACGATTACCTTTATCACTGTGAATGCAATGAGTGGAACGAATGGTTCAGGAACAACAACAGGTGTTTATGCCACTTACTGGTATGATGGTATCCCTACAACTTATCCTACAGTATCTTACACGTCATCCAATACGGTTGGGACAGTAAGTGCACCTACTGGCTGGACATTACTTTCTACGGATCCTAGCTTTGACTCAATTACAAATATTGCAGGTAAAATCGCAGCACCCCCACTCTCCGAGTATGATATTGTGACAACTGCTGTTGAAAATGACTATACAACGGGTGGTACCAATAAGTCAATCTCACTAACTCCAACAACTGGAAACTCCAATACTTATACGTTGAAGGGACAGGTGGCAAAAGCTGGTTCAAATACGGTAATACCTACATCAACCACTACAAGTTTAAGCTCTAGTGCAACTATCGGTGCTCTAAGTAAATTATTTGAAACGGGTGTTTCTGCAGATACAACAACAACTGGAAACACGGATTTGAGTTTTACAATTTACTATACGAAAACGACATGGTCGTTGCCATATACTGGTGGAATTGGTATCTTGCTCATAGTTATCCTAGGGGCTGGAATCAGTAGCCTTGCAGTTATTCTACGAAAACGTAAAAAACGGCAAGCTGAAGAAGGCCAAAGTTAACAAAAAACTCCGAGATTGATATGTTATCTCGGGGTTTTTTGGATAAATTGAAATTTATATTAAAAAATGAAATATGCTATAATATAAGAAAACGATTAAATGGAGATTGTTTATTGAATAAAAATTCTATTGAATTTAAGCTTAAAAATCCAGAAGATGCAAGTTTGATTTTTGGTGTGCAAGATAAGTATTTGAAATTAATTGAGACTCAACTAGGTGTTGAGGTAAATTATCGTGGCGAGATGGTTCAAATTTTGTCTGATGATGAGGCAACAGGTGAGCGAGCGCGAAAGGCACTTCAAGCTCTTCAGGTCTTGGTTTCAAGAGGACTTCCCGTGCACACGTCAGACGTGGTTATCGCTGTAAAAATGGTTTTGAATGATGATATTGAGAACTTTACAACGCTCTATGAAGTTGAGCTAACTAAAGATGCAAATAATAAACCAATTAGGCTCAAAAATCTGGGGCAGAAAACCTATGTGGACTCGGTCAAACATCATGATATTGTTTTTGGAATTGGACCTGCCGGAACAGGGAAAACATTTCTTGCCGTGGTAATGTCCGTCCAAGCCTTACGTAATGGTGCTGTGAAGCGTATTATATTGACAAGACCTGCGGTTGAAGCTGGCGAAAGTTTAGGATTTTTACCTGGAGATTTACAGGAAAAAGTTGATCCTTACCTTCGTCCCGTGTACGATGCTTTATTTACTATTTTGGGGAAAACCGCCACTGAGCGTATGATGGAGCGTGGTATTATTGAGA from the Lactococcus allomyrinae genome contains:
- the rplU gene encoding 50S ribosomal protein L21, translated to MSNYAIIKTGGKQVKVEEGSVIYVEKLNVEAGQNVTFDEVIFVGGDTTKVGAPLVEGATVVGEVEKHGKQKKVVTFQYKPKKHSHRKQGHRQPYTKVVIKSVNA
- a CDS encoding ribosomal-processing cysteine protease Prp produces the protein MIEACIRTKRDKIVSYEISGHAESGEYGHDVVCSAVSVLSITTANNIYDMAHIKPVTKMEDGYLYVEIPLSTPEKQGVLAQTLLEAFANAMKAVEKNYGQYITLKFENGGQ
- the rpmA gene encoding 50S ribosomal protein L27, translating into MLELNLQLFAHKKGGGSTSNGRDSQSKRLGAKASDGELVSGGSILFRQRGTHIHPGTNVGRGGDDTLFAKIEGTVKFEMKRGKKHVSVYPVVAK
- a CDS encoding beta strand repeat-containing protein, with amino-acid sequence MEFWGQVAIGGTGGADGVGFALYPGNVGQIGKKGLDLGVGGLSGAFGWTADTYANGAGATTDPAYLLQGSDSTSTGTNGTYKGSDGPSNYTLPTSGATVSNSGTNTTTQNLALNFTTGGGTNTARGGWAFSRPSGGSAANAYSVFDLTDCPTADISGFLDNSFHDFTLQYTPGTKSTKASDLAQGTIAVEYGADLAAASAPSVTTSGNATTSGTTTILPNGSTWAIQGNGNSTNAVAFSSESSASSNSNYKITIASNMAASTAPTVTYGSALTGMKIALKSFSYKGTPYPIGTTFSYTQQGTSSSFTSGYGTVSYSTPTITYSNVIVAKSSTTTSTSTSVTYWYASFATYSANSVDGSSDFKWSIPVAELEYNAGGASEVGTTSMSFAFLGSTGGSMNLQQVEFQGDATANAMQSNQGFGFSPSPGYVTVGYVDFTKNTVVNLSGQQLVNNAGNPISQIKSKNASGVDVSPPTAKSVTTMITPDGKTQNNIGNEFTDQVSRMYQTLAPDVGGSGGSFDPGDGTAVPAEIFNKSTTPFSPTNPFSVSPDYTYAGIYGTASGSITSLSGDSSGNIYINGSTTAAVNLDTTTGSYDGTSMSGKYTGTFSANNTYLYYIYKPATEYANVTYVDLNGGSDGKTPTYVDPSITGSNKDTPTQISIAYKGTVGATLSAVSYAASNYTNAKTTGTNLVTTNASSNFAIPAGYQLSYAVNTTGQSGAGTNKIMTGSSPSSSSTPTIPNSSGTNSATDVSTSGLTFDWSLAENTPETITIYLTHMATSSINGTALTPILQAETINYYTNTGSATAPAGTATVATAVTNYIGFSNVYDQVNGNLLYTDWYNYGTSKPTLTSSSAPALNNDGSLASSATGWSTYNSSSPPQFLSSSFPTVSGKYINAVTNAGVVITPVPTQVPAVTATGGTQFAGYTTSSSYPTTNSYTPTISSITLNVYYNTSTSIAMSNSPTYTTEHVNYVAQTDTTHQVATTSQQTITFITVNAMSGTNGSGTTTGVYATYWYDGIPTTYPTVSYTSSNTVGTVSAPTGWTLLSTDPSFDSITNIAGKIAAPPLSEYDIVTTAVENDYTTGGTNKSISLTPTTGNSNTYTLKGQVAKAGSNTVIPTSTTTSLSSSATIGALSKLFETGVSADTTTTGNTDLSFTIYYTKTTWSLPYTGGIGILLIVILGAGISSLAVILRKRKKRQAEEGQS
- a CDS encoding PhoH family protein; translation: MNKNSIEFKLKNPEDASLIFGVQDKYLKLIETQLGVEVNYRGEMVQILSDDEATGERARKALQALQVLVSRGLPVHTSDVVIAVKMVLNDDIENFTTLYEVELTKDANNKPIRLKNLGQKTYVDSVKHHDIVFGIGPAGTGKTFLAVVMSVQALRNGAVKRIILTRPAVEAGESLGFLPGDLQEKVDPYLRPVYDALFTILGKTATERMMERGIIEIAPLAYMRGRTLDDAFVILDEAQNTTTMQMKMFLTRLGFNSKMIVNGDTSQIDLPLKVKSGLIDAKDKLNHVDAIDFVYFTSKDVVRHPVVAEIIKAYGDE